AAAGTTGTGGAGGGGAAGCTCCGTTATCGTTATCGGAGCTTGAAGGTTGATGCCCAGCACCATACGAGATACGACGACTTCGCAAAAGCAGTCTGTAGACGTAAAACTAGAATACCTACTAGGTCCCTAGATAGGTCTCTTGCCAGCTCGAGGGGCTCGAACGGCTAATGATGCGACTTTGTTCCGACTCCCTGCAGCAAACAAGGCGTGATGACGTTGACCACTCTGTCCCATCATCCTCTCCCGCTTGGCTTGTCATCGGACCCTCCCGTCAAGTCCGGTTTGACCCCGGTTGTGGATCCGTCGCTTGGTCTGAGAATCTGCGCCATCGTCACTCACCACCCACCCACCGAGTAGATGATAATACGGAACTCAGGACTTCTGCTCACACCCATGGTTCACGTGTCTAAATACCCATGACACCCATGACACACACGTGGTTAAGTCTATTTCTCCATCGCCTACATACATTGTCATTCTATTGACATATTCTACCAAAAACTCCACAATTTCATTCATCCGGGGGTATAATACCTTCAACAGCCCTACCTAGCGATATATTTCCCTCGCCTTCCTTCAACGCATATACTGTGGCGACCTCACTTTCTCAGTTATTATGTACATAAAGAAATGCGGCGTCATAAAAATACCGTTGCTCTCCCCTTGCCGTATGCATCCATCTCCGATAAAAAATGACACTTCTTTTTTGGACGGCCGGCAATAGTCATCTATACTATCGCTTTGCTATGTATATCACCTATCACCCTCTTGGTgtcatctcctccatccccAGAATCCTCCTGTGTTAGGGGACGTACCAGCAGTGGCCGCTGTTGGTTTAAGGTTATTTTCGGCAGGTGGCGTCGTTGCTTGTCCGGTGAGTCGACCGAAAACCCCAAGAGAGGCCGAGCCAGGTGAAGAAGCATGAGACTCTGACGATGGTACAACGTGTGCTTTTCGGAGAGCCTCTAGCTTTTGCTTGGCCTCTTCAGCCTCTTGCTTCGCTGTCGCCTCAGCTGTTTTGGCTTGGACGAGCTCGAGAAGTAATGCCTCGTGTTCATTTGGCGGTGTCGCCACTCCTGAGCCCGCAGCGATTACAGACTCGGGATTTTGGGGCAGAGACGAGATTCTTTTACAATAACCAGGAGCCTGCGGCGTTGATTTGCTTCGGCCAAGCTTGAATTCCCTTAAGCCGCCATTCTTGCCCTTCCCCACCCAATCTGGATCGGCATCTCGATTATTAGGCTCTGATACAGAGCTGCTGGAAATTCTGGCTCTCATACCATGAATCTGCTTCTCCAATCGCTGTTTGTCTTGATGCAACGTCCTCACATGCCCATGTCTTTCGCGTAGTTGCTCCCTCAAAGAGGAGAGTTCCTGATCCATTTCGTGTATTCGGCGACTAAGCTCTTGAGAGTGTGATACAGCGCTGGCAAGTTGACCCTTGGTGTTGAGTAGCTCTTCACGAAGCTGGGGCTTGGATTGAAGCATTGACGATCGATGCTTTCTGTTTCCGTCATCGGTCGCGAAGCGACTCTCGACTCTGTCCAAAAGCTCTTTCATATCTTCCGTTGATGGCGCATCTTCGCTGTCACCGTCCTCGGCTGTGGATTTTGGCTCCAGCACCGGATCCTCTATTGTGGGTGtcgcatcatcatcttccaTTGCGATGATGGGgggctcttcttcctcagTCCCCAGTTGCGGTATTATCTCTTCTTGGCCCTTCGCTTCATCATGATTAACTGCCCTTTTACGCAAGCCATCTAGAAGTGACCGAACAGTCCTTCTGTCCTCCTCCCGCTCTTCTCGTTCGGATTGCAGCTGATTAGAAAGAAGCGCATGATTCCTCTGCAATTCGCTTAGAGCCGTCAACAAATCCTCGATTTGACTGTGTAGATATCTCTCTTCCGTAGTTTTGGTATTGGCCATAGTTTTCGGGCCAACCGGGGTCGATTCTCGGCTTGATggctcgtcgtcaccatTTGCGGAGTCTCGGGAGATTGTAGATGCATCTGTGGATGCGGTGCTCACAACGCTTATAGAGCTTGCTTCCATGGAGTTGAGCGTCGAAGCTATGCTTTGCTTAGAGGTACTGCGGCGAAGCATACTCAGCGGTCGAGCAGGACCGGCTATCAAAGCTGGGGCTAAGCTGCCATTCTTGCTTGATGCGGCCCAGATGCGACCAAGGAAACGGCTGGCAGCAGTCGTAATGTCGGACATTCGTGCAGCATTAGCTGTTGCAATTAGGGACTCCCTGTATGCTTGCGCTAGCTGTGACAACCTCTCTCTAGTGACGACGCCACTCAAGCTGGCGAAATCCTGCACAAACTCATCCGCATTGTAGTGGTAGCAGTCCCATAGTCCTCGAGATAGAAGAAGCTGCATTACATCTTCCAGCTCTGTACACGCCAGAAGGCGCGTTTCATTCTTTCTCATGAGCGATAGTGCAACACGCATCAAAGTCTCAGAGGCCCCCTCAGCAAAGATGACGTCGTAGATTCGGAATAGCATCGGCAAAGGGCATGTCACGGCAAAGAAGCTGAGGAACCACTGCGAAACATATGCTGTCTCTACTTGGAGCTCGTCAAGATGATCAGCTAACGCAGGCATGTTCAGCCGAAGAAGTTCGCGAAACTGGTATATGCGAACGTGTAATCCAGACAAGTCAGGCAGGAAACATTCTCGTAGATCGTACTTCTCCATGAGACTAGGGTACGTGAGTTAGCACCATCTGGATTCGGGTACCAGAATGCTCACACATGGCTTACCGAACTAGTACGCAAAACGCCTGTTTGTCGGGCATATGCATTAACAGAGGCCCAACAAGAAATGCCAGCCCCTGGCAGTAGCCTATCTTTGTATCGTACAGGCTGAAGGATTTCAGTACTCTGCCCAACATACGTTGCCCGTCGCCATCGGGGTCACGGAACATATCAACTCCAGGGAAACTTCGACCAAGGTCTTTGCCGATGAGGAGCTCATATGGGCTAGTTTCGCCACAGAAACGTTCGTATTGTTCCTCGAGAACTGAGTCACGAGCACCTGACATGCTCTGCCATACGACGCCTCTCAATGGAGGCGGGATACCCTTGCGAATTTTGTTAGACAAGAGAGTTGGCAGACGAGCTGCCGTTTGCTGGTAATCTTTGACAAGAGCCGCATAAAATTCCAAATCGGTCATTGGGGGAGGGGGCAGCATGGAGTATCGTAGGGCAGCTGGCGTTGGGCCGCTGACCATTTTTCTCAGTTGCGCCATGGACGGCGGCCGGGGTTTTGTCGACGAGAGCTTTTCCACAGTCTGAACTTTGACGCTCTTCGGGTTAGTAGCCAACTTTGCATTTTCCTGTTCCAGACGTGCCAGGAGAAGAGCAGTGGACTGATCCGTTGTTAGTATGGGTAAGCATGGTAGTCTGGAGGGGTGTTGGAGCATACGTTGTCCGTTTCCTCATCCTTCATTTGTTCGTCCTCGGTTTTTTCAAGCTGCTCCCAATTCACTTCTTCGTTATCCTCGGATGAATCAGTTTCATTACCATCCACACCATACAGGCCGAGTTCGTCTTGGAGAGTACGGTTAGCGTCGGTTGGTGATTGTATAGGTGCTGAGACTCGAGGTATTCTCATAAGACTGTCACGAGTTTCGGTATGTTCTTTCTTTTCGAGACTGTCGTTGTCGGCATCTGTTGATGTCTCTTCTTCAATGGGTGAGGTGGGCGTTACCGGTTCGGCACCGGGTGTGACGGCCGTGGTATCGAGACTCAGAGATGGCGGCTCAGAGAGCCTAACAGTGACCATTGAGTCGTGCGTCATCTTGGGGGTCTCGGCTTCTGTTTCTTCGGTCTCGCCTGCTTCATCTGTTTCGTCAGACTTTGCAGTTTGCTTGGGCTCCTCGGTCCCCGTCTTGATGCGCGGCCACCATTCTTCTTCGTCTGACTCATCTGCTTTCCCCTTCAAGTCGGCGGTCGTTGAGGTTCGTTCATGGGCGTTTGAGGGAGAAGAGGGATGCCCTAGTTTCGGCTCCTCCGCACCCATTGCCGGTGTCTCGGCCGTTGAGCCTGTGGGTTCCTCGGGTTTGGAATGCACCATGATGTTCGATGTGGACAGCTGCAATCCAACGCTCTGGTGGACTGGGGATGCACCACAAATTCGCATCTAGTGTTGGCAGCCCCCTTTCCTCCACTGTGCCGGCGTCAGATATCGGTGGTATTGAACGATTCGTGACCCAGAACGGGAGCAGATAGAATCCTTGAGGAGACTTGGACGGAGTTTTGTTGTTTCATCGAGGGGCTTGGATATGGCTGAGACAGCAGCCAATGGCCGTGCAACGCCGATGCTTGACTAGACGCACAGGAACACGCCCGCAAAATTCAAGAGAGACGCGTGTAGGGTCGAACAAGAACAGTTATTATTCACAAGAGAGAACGAGAAGAAAAAGTgttaattaaaagaaaacgaGTGACGGGGAAAGGAACGGCAGGACGGGTCTATGGCCTGACAGgggacttcaatgttgcggtGGAGAAATTAAGACTCAAGCTGAGGAGGTGAGCAGAACATTAAAGTCCATGCCAGTAGGGAGGCGCTGAGAGCCATTTCGGGGCCTCGAGTGCTGGCACTGAGCACCTGGGGTCTGGCGGTCTGGTGGAAACAcgtctcaagtgctgggtGCGGTTAACCGCGACATGCGCACATACATGAGCATCCTTCCAAGTCACAATGGGGCCAAGACGGTTAATTCCTGGGGGCACAAAGGCTCAATGCACTTGAGACTCGTGGCTAGGGGCAgatccagacatggacggtGACAATGTATTTCCAAGAACTTGCAGCGCCCAGTACCAACAATACTGCAGAAATTCTATGATCAATGAGGCCTGGTCCAGCATGCTCCGTTCTGTAGTATTGCCGCAATTGATCTGAAGATGGCTTGGCGACAACTACGGAGCAGTTACAGACATGATGTAGCGGGAACGTCCTTGGGACACGGCCCTCAATGCTGGCACCGTTTTATTCGACCAGACTGGACTGGACACACAACGACTTGTTTGGCCCCTGATacgaagtacggagtacggagcactagGGACCTGTTATTTGTTCCTGGACAGGGCACCACCAACACTAACCACAATAAGCGAAATTTGAAGCATGCTTGACCCCTGACTTCTTCCCATGATGGTCAATTACTCAGAACAACTCCTTGTTAGCATTGAGACGTTTATACtcgtctacggagtattgtagGACGAAAGGGCGATTCCGCCGGATCTGTTCATCATCGACTTTACTGTACTAGTAAATATGACGCCACGTCGCTCCCTTTAATACAAGTCCACCCAATTCCACTTGTGCAATGAGAATAAGTGCAGTATATCAGAAGTATGCACTTGGGTGCTCGAGATGACGGGTGCTGCCAGGGCCATAAATGCATCGCGCTGTCTCCATTGCGGTTTTGAAACCTTGCTTCTACTCGTGGTCTATtactacctacttagtaggtacctaggtatgtagtagtactagtatgtatgcactccgtactgtgtactccgtattactACTCCGCTGCATAAGAAAGATGATCCTAGTCGCCTCTCCCCTCGCATTGTTGAAAACATGGATGCGTTTGTGGGCAGCCCTAAAACCAGATGTGCATACCAAGGTAGCCCTTATTGTTGGCAttgtcttttcttttaaagGGCGATGGTCGTGTTGCCCTTCTCCCAAGACAATATATTGACTTCCAGGGCGACGATGGTATGTACGCGGGAAAGTCGACAGTTCCAGCAAACGGTGGACCCGTGCCACCTCCTGTGGCGTGAGCTTCCTTGTTGGTTCCCAGAATAGCTCCAGCCACACTTTGCCTGCCAAACTACCAGGAAtgaagtactccgtactttgtACTCGGGAAACACTATGACAAAGGCCTTGGGCATTGTTCCCTGCCACCATAACGACATGTAAATCCCGTTGACGTTCATGATGGTGCTAGTACTGCTAATAAATCTATCTAGTACTCGGTAGATTCACCAGCAAAGCGACGGTGCTTTGTTCTCATTTCTTTTGTGGGCATGACAAGCCCAAATATTCTGCTCCGATTGCTCTTCCGGACAGACCACACAACTTGGTGTATTGGTTGGATTTGCAAAGGCGACAAACTGATATATCACAACTGAATTCACAACTATGGCACTCAACTCATGGGGTATCAGAGATGCTCCACGACCAACGGCGCAAGCCTGTCTTTTCACGGTGATGGTACTTTGCCTTTCCATTGGCGCCGAGATACCTCAATGCAACCACCCGGCAGGCATCTTCCAATCGCTTGACGCAACAGCGGCAGCCCAAGTCGTAACCCGTAAGAAGTAGTATTCCATGCAAAAATGCAAAAATGCAAGATGCAAGATGCAAGATGCGTCAGTCGCAACAACatggcggcttcttcagaTATATCATATGTATAGGCGGGAACTTGGATCGCAGGGTTTTGGAGGAACCACTCCGTATTGCAAGACATGATGATTGATCGCCGACCCGATGTCGCGACCCGCAAGGGTACATGATGGTAGCAAGCCCGTGTTGGTCTGAAGTCTGGTCGCAGAACCACGGGGCGAGTGGCCGAAGCGCGTTCATGgaacatgaacattgaaggacTGCCAGATTGACTATCGGGCCCAATCAAGTTTGAAGACGGGGCATGTGGCAGCCCACCACATGCATTTTATGCAAGTCTTGACGGCTGATGGGGGTGTCATGCGTTCAATCTTGATGGTCATGCATGACTAGCCCAGAATGCAAGTTTGGCCTGCAGCCTCTTGGGTTGGTTGATTGGATATTCAAACTGGCGGTGATTCAACTCTGGGAGCGTGGTATCTCAATGTTCGAAAGACGAGTTGTTGCACGAGCGATTGGCCCAATACCACCGGCTGGCCTATTCCCCCTTGCTGGTAAAAACTCATCGCTTCGACCAAATGGGCAATTGATAACAATCTTGACGTCTTGCGAggccctggccgccctgcaACTTGGGATCCCGCGAGGCTGGTCCACCCCTCGCAGGTCGAAGTGGGATCGTATGAACTTGGTGCAATTTGATACTGCCTACTCCGTGCTAGTAGTACTTCCATGCCCAGTTTCCCTGcgccatacatacatgcgcgCGCGGTGCATGTCGCGTCTTCTGGCCATAATATTTATTGCAGCACTAGTATTATGCCTTGGTATGCGTGTCATCACTTGGCGTGGTCGGATACACCATTGGACCCAGATTCTCGTCGGGAGGCACTTGTGATGTAGCCGCCACTGGTGGCTGTGTCATCAGAAGAATGCACCGCACAACTCAAGTAATCACACAATGGGCTGTGAATGAAGCCAAATCCCTGAATAATGGCAATAGATACCATTTGATGGTCAACTGGACACCATCTCCGTGGCTGGAGAGATGCCATGTCCCCTAGTGCTTGGGGCGCCGTGGTTCTCTTTGCCCAGCTGACATCCGGACCCAGTTGGCGGCCGCCATCAGTGGGCTTGACTCAATGGATCCATGTCCCGGCCGACTGGTCTCTAGAGCTGTGCGCCAGTGGCCAGCCTAGCATTGTATTGACTTGTTTTTCCACCGTTGCTAGCGGCACTCAAGCGCTGCTGGCTACAACCTTGAACGCCCATCGTGGTTTCGATGTCGACCGTTGACGACTCCAAGCGACTGTCCTGCCAGTGCTTCCCTTCATATTCGCCTTTTCTCGTCCACCCTCTCGCGCGAGCGACACCATCGTGCCGTCGCTCCTCATGGAAAGCATATCCTACTAGGCGCTTCGCTGGATGTTctgacttcaatgttccaaaGGCGACGCCAGATACCAGACCATGTTCTCGTCACTCCTGCGCCGCCCCAAGCGCGGGTCTCGTCGTCTCGATATCCATGACCTCTCCGTCTCTCCCTCGTCTGGGCCCCCTCGACAACGTCAGTTTACTGGCCGAGCCCACGCTACTGCGGATTTCACCGAagccgatgacgatgatgaggatacAAACGAGGAAGACCTGATTGGGTTTGACGAAGAGGCCGACGGTGTACATGACGAAgtagaagaagaggaagacgcGGACGATGCCGACCATGGGGCAGACGAAGACAATCGCCATCGGGCATTGCCTGTCCTTCCTCTGTTCTCAGCAACACACCTTGGTAATTATTCTGATTTCCTTCATCTCTTGTGCCACCTTGACTGATGTTTGCTGAAATCAAAcattataaacttttttttttacaatCCCCCCTCCcgaattttttttctctgaCGACTGAACAAAATTGACATAATCTTCCTCCAGATGCCCTGCCAATATACAGCATTACCCACTCTATTCGTATAATTGTGAGCGCTCGTACCGAGACAACGCTATCATGGGACCAACTTCGATCTCCCCAGGTCTCCCAGTTCCTCGTAAAACCCATGCAGCAGCAGATTAGAACACAGCATTTCTCGAGGGCCACCATATATGCCTTGATGGCAAATTGCTTGCAATTTGCCAAGGAAGGACAAAGGTATGCTGCCAATGCTGGTATCAGCAACACCAGAGCCAAGGTGTGCGAATTGCTTGCTCTCAAGCTGTTGAAGGAGTATTCTACCAGAGAACTCATTGATGCCTTGGCGTACGACTTCTACCCCCTCCAAGGACTCCCAGGAGCGCAGCCCCCTCTTCCAGAGGGCAAGTCGTACAGCAAAAGTAAACAAGCCATGACCGCATCAAGGACTTCAACATTGGAAGTGGCTATCCGCGCTTCTGCTAAACATTTTCTTGCACATCCCGTCGTTATTCAACAGCTGGAAGCCATTTGGAACGGAGCCATTACTTTCTATTCTTCCGCTGACAGTTTACATCGCGAACTACCTCCCAGCCCCTGGGGAGGTATGAATGGGGAGATTGCAAAGCCAGATTCCAGGACCCCATTACTTGGATCGCTTCCAGCAAAGCCAGGACAGTACCATGTTCCATCCGAAAGGAGAACTGTTATGCTCTATGACCCTAGACAGGCTTCCATGTTCAAGCTTTCCCGTCTTCGAGTGCCACGTTATAGGTCTTTTCTGTCTACGTTATCACTTGCTGTATTGATTGGCCTCTTTCTTGCCGTATTGTCACAGAGATCCGTCAAGATCACAGGGCTGGAGTTGGTCTTCTGGTTCTGGAGTGCAGGGTTTATGTTGGATGAGCTTGTTGGCTTCAACGAGCAAGGATTTGCTCTCTACATCATGAGCTTTTGGAATATTTTTGATCTCGGAATCCTTGTGCTGTTGATAGCATACTACTGCATGCGAGCGTATGGTGTATTCTTGGTTGACCCCCATCACTGGAATGCCATGGCTTATGACGTTCTAGCCGCCAATGCTATTTTGCTTCTGCCCCGGATTTTTAGCATTTTGGATCATTATCAGTACTTTTCACAGCTTCTAATCGCATTCCGGCTCATGGCTGTGGACCTGGCTGCTGTGTTCGTCTTGGTTTTGATCATGTGCAGTGgattttttgtctttttcaCGCTATCCCAGAATGCAAGCAATGGTGGTGAGGTTGCTTACAAGATATTCCAGATTCTCATGGGCTTTAGTCCTGCCGCCTGGGACGTGTAAGCCAATCCCTTATAATCCCGCGAGAGGATACCAATTGCTGACACTTGTTAGGTGGCCGACATATAATTGGTTGGCGAGAATATTAATGATGATTTTTCTCATTATTTGTCATTTCTTGGTTGTGTATGTAGCCCCTTGGCTCAACGCGTGGGTGTTGACAAAGAACATACGCTGACATGCGCTGAAGAACAATTCTTATTACTGTTTTGACTAATTCTTTCATGGCGATTGCTTCCAATGCTACGGAAGAACACCAGTGAGCACTGAAGACCTATTTCTTCATGTCGAGTCGCTGCTAATAGATACTCAGATTTGTATTTGCgatcaacaccatctccatggTCAAGAATGATGCACTCTTTTCCTACATTGCCCCTAGCAATATATTTGCTTGGCTGCTGATGCCATTGCGCTATTGCATGCCTTTGAAACACTTCGTCTGGCTGAATCGAACTATTATCAAGGTCACGCACTTCCCAGTTTTGTTCATGATTTTTTTGTATGAACGATTTTGGCTTGCGCCCTCCATGTTTGAGCCTACAGATCTTGTTGAGAATCACGGTCGGTCCCGGACTCGGGCGATCTCTTTCGGAGATGCGGCGCAGCGTACGGCCATGTTCAGTCCTAATGTACGTGTGCGCGAGGAATCCGTTGCAGGGTTTCACAAAGATCGAGCGCTTGAGGAAGTTTTTCGTCGTGTCCCGGATGCGACAACATTACGCACCCAGAGAAGAAATGAGCGACGCAAGACACAGACTGCTATCCGAAACTGGATGGAGCAACACGATGAAGGGGGTATGCCGCCTACGAATTGGCCAACGCTCGACAGCAGGGCCGTGCCTGATTGGCAAAGGAGGATGAGTGTTGGCTGGGACAAACCTTCTTCACATCTACGACAAGTGTCCGAGGTCAGATCTACAGCGAGCGACCCAGCAGACTTCATGTCCAACCCTGGTGCATCATTCCGTAACGCCAGGGGTCGTGGATCAAGGGTAGAATTGATTCTGCCCGAGTACAAGGATCATACAGACGCAGATGGTGACGATGAACTGGTCACaaacgacgaggatgaagatgaagcgACCAACGCTGGGCGCAGCCAACAGTTTGAAAAGCATGGTGTGGAAGATGGCGAAGACTATTTCACAACTTCTTTGGGAGCTCGATCAGCTAAACTGGCATCTTCTCATGAATCATTTGCGAGAGCTGCAACAACAATTCGTCAGGCACATCCAAGACGTGGCGCCCACGCCCGGACATTATCAACAAACACCATTCTGTACAATCCAGAGGATCAACCTAGGCCTCAACCTGCACCGCCCGTTTCACCACCCAAGGCGATCCCCTCTCGGAGACCCAACACGAGCGGGCGTACTACTGGTACAGATACTGCCGCTCATACAACCCGGCACAACTCCCCTCGAAGAGCACCTCAGCTATCAAGTTCAAAGCCACGACCGATTCTAGCGCCACGTGGTATGACCGACAGCGGTGGTGTGAGCAAGTCAGCAATGCTCAGCCTTGCCCCTCGTGACAGGCTTAGGCAAGCTAGGCGGCTGTCGTCAGTTGATCTGAGCATCATGTCTGACAATATGGGTATCGAGGACAACAATGCCGGGCTAGCAGGCAGCTTCCAGACACAAATGGCAATGGCCCTGATGAAAGACAGCCGGATGCGTGCTGCTGGAGGGCTTGAGGCTGCAGACCGTGATAGGATGGGGAGGCTGGTCCTAGCACGGATGAAAACACTGGAAGAGAGCTTTGCGGATGTCATCAAGGAAATGCGAGATTTGAAGAATAGCTCTACTGCACCACAGTCGCAACGCAACTCGTCCGGAGACGACTTTAAAGCAGGAATTGCTAGCAGTGAGCACGAGCGacggaagaagagcaagggcGATGTCACACCTAGGAAAGTGTACGGCAAACGACCCGTCAGTCGACGAAGCATGAAAGAGAGCAAAGTAGGTTTGTCGATGAAGCGCGAACCACGGGGAAAGGGCAAGGGAGTGGCGGCTTCATCGAGTGACAacggagatgatggcttcGCAAAGAAAGGTAGCTCCATGTGAACAGAATAATGGCTAGGTAATGGTAAGGCGTGGCATTCTAGGCGCTCATGCTCAGCATTTGAAGGCGTTGGTTTGGTTCAGGTGGTCAGGTTGACGATATACACTGCATGTAGTCATTATACGGCTCAGCAAATCCGGTTGGAGTTGGCGGAATTTTAATTGAAATACGGTGGGAGAGGAGGGCAGAGCAATGTGATGCAAGGCGCTTGTCATTTGACAGTCACAAGGGCAGTGGTTATAACCGTGATGAAGTATGATGCGGGTTGAGCTGGAACATTGTTAGCCTTGCTTAGTGAATGTTTGAGGAGCATTTTAATCTCGGGCTGCTAGATGAAGATGTTTAACAACTCAACCAACGCCAGTatcgccatggcctgccCGTAAGGCATAGGTGTGATTGGAATCTTCTTGTAAAACTCCAAATCTGACCCCATGCCCGTTCCAAAAGAAGTGTTCTGCAACTGGCCGTCTGGACTGATGTTCTCTAGCACGCCTCGCACAGCCCTGAACGCGACGTCCTGGTACTCTCCCTGGATATATCGTTTCCGCTGGCCCTTCAACAGGCCGAAAGCGAAGCCAGCGGTGGCGCTGGACTCGCCGTACGACCCATCCTCCTCGGAAACATCTAGGAGAGTGCGCCAGAGCCCGTTTGGCGACTGGAGTGTCTTGAGAGCCTCGCACTGCGCAGCCAGCGTAGCTTGCAAGTGGCTGCACAAAGGCCCGTCGGACCGGCCCAGATCCAACAGCTCGATAAACTCGGGGATCCCAATCGTCAACCAGCTGTTGCCCCTGGCCCAGCGGGCGCTCGCGAAATGATGCCCGCCGTCGCGGAACGTCCACCCGTGGAAGAACAGCCCCGTCTTCGCGTCGAACAGGTACTGGATGTGCAGCAGGAACtgcctcttggcctcggccacgtAGTGAGGCCGgtcgaggacaagaccaatcttggccagcggcaGGACCGTCATCATGAGCGTGTCGTCCCAGAGCTGCTGGTCGTTGTTCTCGAGGTACGTCGTGTGCTGCATGCCGCCGTGCTTGGTGCGT
The DNA window shown above is from Metarhizium brunneum chromosome 1, complete sequence and carries:
- the EVI5L gene encoding EVI5-like protein; the protein is MVHSKPEEPTGSTAETPAMGAEEPKLGHPSSPSNAHERTSTTADLKGKADESDEEEWWPRIKTGTEEPKQTAKSDETDEAGETEETEAETPKMTHDSMVTVRLSEPPSLSLDTTAVTPGAEPVTPTSPIEEETSTDADNDSLEKKEHTETRDSLMRIPRVSAPIQSPTDANRTLQDELGLYGVDGNETDSSEDNEEVNWEQLEKTEDEQMKDEETDNSTALLLARLEQENAKLATNPKSVKVQTVEKLSSTKPRPPSMAQLRKMVSGPTPAALRYSMLPPPPMTDLEFYAALVKDYQQTAARLPTLLSNKIRKGIPPPLRGVVWQSMSGARDSVLEEQYERFCGETSPYELLIGKDLGRSFPGVDMFRDPDGDGQRMLGRVLKSFSLYDTKIGYCQGLAFLVGPLLMHMPDKQAFCVLVRLMEKYDLRECFLPDLSGLHVRIYQFRELLRLNMPALADHLDELQVETAYVSQWFLSFFAVTCPLPMLFRIYDVIFAEGASETLMRVALSLMRKNETRLLACTELEDVMQLLLSRGLWDCYHYNADEFVQDFASLSGVVTRERLSQLAQAYRESLIATANAARMSDITTAASRFLGRIWAASSKNGSLAPALIAGPARPLSMLRRSTSKQSIASTLNSMEASSISVVSTASTDASTISRDSANGDDEPSSRESTPVGPKTMANTKTTEERYLHSQIEDLLTALSELQRNHALLSNQLQSEREEREEDRRTVRSLLDGLRKRAVNHDEAKGQEEIIPQLGTEEEEPPIIAMEDDDATPTIEDPVLEPKSTAEDGDSEDAPSTEDMKELLDRVESRFATDDGNRKHRSSMLQSKPQLREELLNTKGQLASAVSHSQELSRRIHEMDQELSSLREQLRERHGHVRTLHQDKQRLEKQIHGMRARISSSSVSEPNNRDADPDWVGKGKNGGLREFKLGRSKSTPQAPGYCKRISSLPQNPESVIAAGSGVATPPNEHEALLLELVQAKTAEATAKQEAEEAKQKLEALRKAHVVPSSESHASSPGSASLGVFGRLTGQATTPPAENNLKPTAATAGTSPNTGGFWGWRR
- the YVC1_1 gene encoding Calcium channel YVC1, with the translated sequence MFSSLLRRPKRGSRRLDIHDLSVSPSSGPPRQRQFTGRAHATADFTEADDDDEDTNEEDLIGFDEEADGVHDEVEEEEDADDADHGADEDNRHRALPVLPLFSATHLDALPIYSITHSIRIIVSARTETTLSWDQLRSPQVSQFLVKPMQQQIRTQHFSRATIYALMANCLQFAKEGQRYAANAGISNTRAKVCELLALKLLKEYSTRELIDALAYDFYPLQGLPGAQPPLPEGKSYSKSKQAMTASRTSTLEVAIRASAKHFLAHPVVIQQLEAIWNGAITFYSSADSLHRELPPSPWGGMNGEIAKPDSRTPLLGSLPAKPGQYHVPSERRTVMLYDPRQASMFKLSRLRVPRYRSFLSTLSLAVLIGLFLAVLSQRSVKITGLELVFWFWSAGFMLDELVGFNEQGFALYIMSFWNIFDLGILVLLIAYYCMRAYGVFLVDPHHWNAMAYDVLAANAILLLPRIFSILDHYQYFSQLLIAFRLMAVDLAAVFVLVLIMCSGFFVFFTLSQNASNGGEVAYKIFQILMGFSPAAWDVWPTYNWLARILMMIFLIICHFLVVTILITVLTNSFMAIASNATEEHQFVFAINTISMVKNDALFSYIAPSNIFAWLLMPLRYCMPLKHFVWLNRTIIKVTHFPVLFMIFLYERFWLAPSMFEPTDLVENHGRSRTRAISFGDAAQRTAMFSPNVRVREESVAGFHKDRALEEVFRRVPDATTLRTQRRNERRKTQTAIRNWMEQHDEGGMPPTNWPTLDSRAVPDWQRRMSVGWDKPSSHLRQVSEVRSTASDPADFMSNPGASFRNARGRGSRVELILPEYKDHTDADGDDELVTNDEDEDEATNAGRSQQFEKHGVEDGEDYFTTSLGARSAKLASSHESFARAATTIRQAHPRRGAHARTLSTNTILYNPEDQPRPQPAPPVSPPKAIPSRRPNTSGRTTGTDTAAHTTRHNSPRRAPQLSSSKPRPILAPRGMTDSGGVSKSAMLSLAPRDRLRQARRLSSVDLSIMSDNMGIEDNNAGLAGSFQTQMAMALMKDSRMRAAGGLEAADRDRMGRLVLARMKTLEESFADVIKEMRDLKNSSTAPQSQRNSSGDDFKAGIASSEHERRKKSKGDVTPRKVYGKRPVSRRSMKESKVGLSMKREPRGKGKGVAASSSDNGDDGFAKKGSSM
- the yesR gene encoding Unsaturated rhamnogalacturonyl hydrolase YesR, which translates into the protein MPLTAHGFSAAEIHSKIQLLINGLVNIKDDTGEFLMTLADGRVIDTKGWNDWEWTHGIGLYGIWKYYQATGDARHLQIIEDWFRDRFAAGGTTKNINTMAALLTLAYVYDQTRNPTYLPWLDNWGEWAYRDLGRTKHGGMQHTTYLENNDQQLWDDTLMMTVLPLAKIGLVLDRPHYVAEAKRQFLLHIQYLFDAKTGLFFHGWTFRDGGHHFASARWARGNSWLTIGIPEFIELLDLGRSDGPLCSHLQATLAAQCEALKTLQSPNGLWRTLLDVSEEDGSYGESSATAGFAFGLLKGQRKRYIQGEYQDVAFRAVRGVLENISPDGQLQNTSFGTGMGSDLEFYKKIPITPMPYGQAMAILALVELLNIFI